In Synechococcus sp. KORDI-52, one genomic interval encodes:
- a CDS encoding RNA polymerase sigma factor: protein MASLGEPAHACAEDEQLDWLKSVLHQLEGMTGMVLQAHLIEGQSLKDLAQAMNCSRSSLRRHLHEGLSTLREWARRDGLIHVQTR, encoded by the coding sequence TTGGCCAGCCTTGGGGAGCCAGCACACGCCTGTGCGGAGGATGAACAGCTGGACTGGCTCAAGAGCGTGCTGCACCAGTTGGAGGGGATGACCGGGATGGTGCTGCAAGCCCACTTGATCGAAGGCCAGAGCCTCAAGGATCTGGCTCAGGCCATGAATTGCAGCCGCTCATCCCTTCGCCGTCATCTCCATGAGGGACTCAGCACCCTGCGGGAATGGGCCCGCCGCGATGGCCTGATCCACGTCCAGACCAGATGA
- a CDS encoding TIGR00297 family protein: protein MSALWIQALVVNTFLIALAQRTSVLTRSGWVHAAALGTILWGCLGWSGWLAVVAYLCLGSLVTKIGFKNKQSRGLAEARGGQRGPENVWGSAAVGAFLALLVGAGVESRELLMVGFAASFAAKLADTFGSEIGKRFGRTTVLITSLRAVPPGTEGAISLEGTLASAAGSIAMTLVMLTLQLVPSWPVALVVMLVGLVATLGESLLGALVQDRVAWLSNELVNALQTLLAAVLAMLLMTL from the coding sequence ATGTCCGCACTCTGGATTCAGGCCCTGGTGGTGAACACTTTTTTGATTGCACTGGCGCAGCGGACATCTGTGCTGACCCGCAGTGGCTGGGTCCATGCGGCTGCGTTGGGCACAATCCTCTGGGGTTGTCTGGGTTGGTCGGGCTGGTTGGCCGTGGTCGCCTACCTCTGTCTGGGAAGTCTGGTCACCAAGATCGGCTTTAAAAACAAGCAGAGCCGCGGCCTCGCTGAGGCCCGCGGTGGCCAGCGCGGGCCGGAAAACGTCTGGGGTTCTGCTGCTGTTGGTGCCTTTCTGGCGCTTCTCGTCGGTGCCGGTGTCGAGTCACGCGAGCTGTTGATGGTCGGTTTTGCAGCGAGTTTCGCTGCCAAGTTGGCCGACACTTTCGGCAGTGAGATCGGCAAGCGTTTCGGACGCACCACGGTGTTGATCACCAGCCTTCGGGCGGTCCCACCAGGCACCGAAGGGGCCATCAGCCTGGAAGGGACCCTGGCCAGTGCCGCCGGCAGCATCGCCATGACCCTGGTGATGCTGACCCTGCAGCTGGTTCCCTCATGGCCTGTGGCCTTAGTGGTGATGCTTGTTGGTCTGGTGGCAACCCTCGGCGAAAGCCTGCTCGGCGCTCTGGTGCAGGATCGCGTGGCCTGGTTGAGCAACGAGCTGGTCAATGCTCTCCAGACCCTGTTGGCTGCAGTTTTGGCGATGCTGCTGATGACGCTCTGA
- a CDS encoding sigma-70 family RNA polymerase sigma factor: MISQRQLRQESRRGLPPCIARRNQEVLKHLGLAHCAAQRQRQRGPEEFDDLIQESRVGLIHGLDRFDQNRGLRPSSYLLSRATGQILHYRRDRSRTIRIPWRLRDLHAAGMKIQREREQNQQPSLSDQDLAAELSVRPE, from the coding sequence TTGATTTCTCAACGTCAATTGCGGCAGGAGTCCCGTCGCGGTCTTCCACCCTGCATTGCACGGCGCAATCAGGAGGTTCTCAAGCACCTCGGGCTGGCCCACTGCGCAGCCCAACGCCAGCGTCAACGTGGGCCTGAGGAGTTCGACGACCTGATTCAAGAATCGCGGGTGGGCTTGATCCATGGGCTTGATCGTTTTGATCAGAACCGGGGCCTCCGGCCCAGCAGTTATCTGCTGTCTCGCGCCACCGGTCAAATCTTGCACTACCGCCGCGATCGATCACGAACGATCCGGATTCCCTGGCGGCTGCGGGATCTCCATGCAGCAGGGATGAAGATCCAGCGTGAACGCGAACAGAATCAGCAACCGAGCCTCAGCGATCAAGATCTTGCCGCCGAACTCTCGGTTCGCCCTGAGTGA